In Bufo gargarizans isolate SCDJY-AF-19 chromosome 6, ASM1485885v1, whole genome shotgun sequence, a single genomic region encodes these proteins:
- the LOC122940051 gene encoding zinc finger protein 665-like isoform X2, with protein sequence MLRSHRQCLKETRLGTKLKWKIRRPSDHLVRDFQGYLDIPPSSEHDIQYTQSMCKYRHHLDITYSLCVQSLCVFHTDGSNKIKSSERCPSPLYSQDWSPDNAMRTEKDTWESELLRPPITAEERSISSFYSMNCSEDNQNIPQGHQAEDLLDIKVEVIDEEDETFINDGTSRKNPSERSQSPGPLNCHGCPVENYSVPHNYQGEDLIDIKTEADAEDDETHESDDQQWKEEEEIPVDIGRERSSKRILPEGCPSPLYSQNCIEENLSVLQDHKICIKEEIKEEEEDELPVPINKMETPNHIITVSDFVHSKNLKANLSYEDHKVQVKIVTEDSLGENPNAQTIYGGHQSRELLPNCCNYKEIIYQTSQCYHGGNRIHTGGKSVPRSNVGRGHKRQSCMCPRCGKCFRHRVFLLTHQKIHRGQKQYHLEYGKRFKLYALQQSHTMERRFSCSECGKCFVKKSSLDEHWKIHTGLRPFSCSECGKCFAYKSCLIEHHKIHTGEKPFLCLECGKCFTKNSNLVRHLRTHTGEKQFPCLECGKCFVEKSGLLKHQKMHTGERPFSCSECKKCFVTKSTLAQHEKIHREKPFSCSECGKCFHSKSNLNDHLRIHTGERPFLCFECGKCFAHKSYLTDHRRIHTGDKPYSCLECGKCFAYKSRLVQHQRIHTGEKPFACTECEKSFTSKLSLVIHQRNHTGERPYSCSVCAKSFTKQSNLSKHQRLHTEERQFSCLECGIIFSKKADFVKHYRIHREKKPFSCLECGKSYTRKSVLVEHQKVHTGERPFTCSECGKSFAHKSVLIQHQRIHTGERPYSCSECGKCFVKKSGLVRHQRSHTGEKLFHCSDCGKNFAQRSGLVRHQKIHTGEKPFLCSECGKCFSVKSKLVRHLKSHKR encoded by the exons ATGTTGAGAAGCCACCGCCAGTGTTTAAAAGAAACAAGGCTCGGTACAAAGTTGAAATGGAAAATCAGAAGACCCTCAGATCACCTAGTAAGAGATTTTCAGGGTTACTTAGATATACCACCATCATCagaacatgacatacagtatacacaatcTATGTGCAAATACCGCCATCATCTGGACATCACATACAGTCTATGTGTACAGTCACTGTGTGTGTTTCACACAGATGgatccaataaaataaaatcctcagagagatgtcccagtcctctgtattcccaggattGGTCTCCTGACAACGCAATGAGAACAGAAAAAGACACGTGGGAGTCTGAGCTGTTACGGCCCCCAATCACTGCTGAGG AGAGAAGTATCAGCTCTTTTTATTCCATGAATTGTTCAGAGGACAATCAAAATATTCCACAGGGTCATCAG GCTGAAGATCTGCTTGATATCAAAGTTGAAGTgatagatgaggaagatgagacttTCATTAATG ATGGAACCAGTAGAAAAAATCCATCAGAGAGATCCCAGAGTCCCGGTCCTCTGAATTGTCATGGCTGTCCAGTGGAGAATTACAGTGTCCCACATAattatcag GGTGAAGACCTGATTGATATTAAAACTGAGGCTGATGCAGAAGATGATGAGACCCATGAGAGCGATGATCAGCAATGGAAGGAGGAAGAGGAAATCCCTGTCGACATTGGCCGTG AGAGATCCAGTAAGAGAATTCTACCAGAGGGATGTCCCAGTCCTTTATATTCCCAGAATTGTATAGAAGAAAATCTAAGTGTACTACAGGATCATAAG ATTTGTATCAAAGAGGAGAtaaaggaagaagaagaagatgagCTACCTGTGCCCATTAACAAGATGGAGACTCCAAATCATATCATTACAG TTTCAGATTTTGTGCACAGCAAGAACTTGAAGGCAAATCTTTCATATGAAGACCATAAAGTACAAGTAAAGATTGTCACAGAGGATTCTCTGGGAGAAAACCCCAATGCCCAAACTATATATGGTGGACATCAAAGCAGAGAACTTCTACCAAATTGCTGCAATTACAAAGAAATTATTTATCAGACATCACAATGTTATCATGGTGGAAACAGAATTcatactggtggaaaatcagTCCCTCGGTCAAATGTTGGAAGAGGTCATAAAAGGCAATCATGTATGTGTCCCAGATGCGGAAAATGTTTTAGGCACAGGGTGTTTCTCTTAACACATCAGAAAATCCATAGAGGCCAGAAGCAGTATCACTTAGAATATGGTAAAAGGTTTAAATTATATGCACTTCAACAGAGTCACACCATGGAGAGAAGGTTTTCTTGTTCAGAGTGTGGAAAATGTTTTGTCAAAAAGTCAAGTCTTGACGAACATTGGAAAATTCACACAGGGCTGAGaccgttttcatgttcagaatgtggtaaatgttttgccTACAAATCATGTCTTATTGAACATCATAAaatccacacaggggagaagccgttttTATGCctggaatgtgggaaatgtttcacaaAGAATTCAAATCTTGTTAGGCATCTCAGAacgcacacaggggagaagcagtTTCCATGTTTggagtgtgggaaatgttttgtcgAAAAATCGGGTCTTTTGAAACATCAGAAAATGCACACCGGAGAGAGGCCATTTTCTTGTTCAGAATGTAAGAAATGCTTTGTCACAAAGTCCACTCTCGCACAGCATGAGAAGATTCACAGAGAGAAACCCttctcctgttcagaatgtgggaaatgttttcacaGCAAATCAAATCTCAATGACCATCTTAGAATTCACACTGGTGAGAGGCCATTTTTATGTTTTGAATGCGGGAAATGTTTTGCTCACAAATCATATCTCACTGACCAtcggagaattcacacaggggataagccatattcatgtttggAATGCGGGAAATGTTTTGCCTATAAATCAAGACTTGTTCAGCATCAGAGgattcatacaggagagaagccatttgcaTGTACAGAATGTGAAAAAAGTTTTACCAGCAAGCTaagtcttgttatacatcagagaaatcacacaggagagaggccgTATTCTTGTTCGGTATGTGCGAAAAGTTTCACCAAGCAATCAAATCTTAGTAAACATCAGAGATTACATACAGAAGAAAGGCAGTTTTCTTGTTTGGAATGTGGGATTATTTTTTCAAAGAAAGCTGATTTTGTCAAGCATTACAGAATCCACAGAGaaaagaagccattttcatgtttggaatgtgggaaaagttatacCCGTAAATCTGTTCTTGTCGAACATCAGAAAGTTCACACTGGAGAGAGACCGTTTACATGTTCCGAATGCGGGAAAAGTTTTGCTCACAAATCTGTACTTATTCAGCATCAGAGAATACACACAGGGGAgaggccatattcatgttcagaatgtggcaaatgttttgtGAAGAAATCGGGCCTTGTgagacatcagagaagtcacacgggGGAGAAGTTGTTTCACTGTTCTGACTGTGGAAAAAATTTTGCTCAGAGATCAGGTCTTGTtcgacatcagaaaattcacacaggggagaaaccgttcttatgctcagaatgtgggaaatgtttttctgTGAAATCAAAACTTGTAAGGCATTTGAAGAGTCATAAAAGGTAG
- the LOC122940051 gene encoding oocyte zinc finger protein XlCOF6-like isoform X4, with the protein MLRSHRQCLKETRLGTKLKWKIRRPSDHLDWSPDNAMRTEKDTWESELLRPPITAEERSISSFYSMNCSEDNQNIPQGHQAEDLLDIKVEVIDEEDETFINDGTSRKNPSERSQSPGPLNCHGCPVENYSVPHNYQGEDLIDIKTEADAEDDETHESDDQQWKEEEEIPVDIGRVTGVSTTERSSKRILPEGCPSPLYSQNCIEENLSVLQDHKICIKEEIKEEEEDELPVPINKMETPNHIITVSDFVHSKNLKANLSYEDHKVQVKIVTEDSLGENPNAQTIYGGHQSRELLPNCCNYKEIIYQTSQCYHGGNRIHTGGKSVPRSNVGRGHKRQSCMCPRCGKCFRHRVFLLTHQKIHRGQKQYHLEYGKRFKLYALQQSHTMERRFSCSECGKCFVKKSSLDEHWKIHTGLRPFSCSECGKCFAYKSCLIEHHKIHTGEKPFLCLECGKCFTKNSNLVRHLRTHTGEKQFPCLECGKCFVEKSGLLKHQKMHTGERPFSCSECKKCFVTKSTLAQHEKIHREKPFSCSECGKCFHSKSNLNDHLRIHTGERPFLCFECGKCFAHKSYLTDHRRIHTGDKPYSCLECGKCFAYKSRLVQHQRIHTGEKPFACTECEKSFTSKLSLVIHQRNHTGERPYSCSVCAKSFTKQSNLSKHQRLHTEERQFSCLECGIIFSKKADFVKHYRIHREKKPFSCLECGKSYTRKSVLVEHQKVHTGERPFTCSECGKSFAHKSVLIQHQRIHTGERPYSCSECGKCFVKKSGLVRHQRSHTGEKLFHCSDCGKNFAQRSGLVRHQKIHTGEKPFLCSECGKCFSVKSKLVRHLKSHKR; encoded by the exons ATGTTGAGAAGCCACCGCCAGTGTTTAAAAGAAACAAGGCTCGGTACAAAGTTGAAATGGAAAATCAGAAGACCCTCAGATCACCTA gattGGTCTCCTGACAACGCAATGAGAACAGAAAAAGACACGTGGGAGTCTGAGCTGTTACGGCCCCCAATCACTGCTGAGG AGAGAAGTATCAGCTCTTTTTATTCCATGAATTGTTCAGAGGACAATCAAAATATTCCACAGGGTCATCAG GCTGAAGATCTGCTTGATATCAAAGTTGAAGTgatagatgaggaagatgagacttTCATTAATG ATGGAACCAGTAGAAAAAATCCATCAGAGAGATCCCAGAGTCCCGGTCCTCTGAATTGTCATGGCTGTCCAGTGGAGAATTACAGTGTCCCACATAattatcag GGTGAAGACCTGATTGATATTAAAACTGAGGCTGATGCAGAAGATGATGAGACCCATGAGAGCGATGATCAGCAATGGAAGGAGGAAGAGGAAATCCCTGTCGACATTGGCCGTG TAACTGGTGTGTCTACTACAGAGAGATCCAGTAAGAGAATTCTACCAGAGGGATGTCCCAGTCCTTTATATTCCCAGAATTGTATAGAAGAAAATCTAAGTGTACTACAGGATCATAAG ATTTGTATCAAAGAGGAGAtaaaggaagaagaagaagatgagCTACCTGTGCCCATTAACAAGATGGAGACTCCAAATCATATCATTACAG TTTCAGATTTTGTGCACAGCAAGAACTTGAAGGCAAATCTTTCATATGAAGACCATAAAGTACAAGTAAAGATTGTCACAGAGGATTCTCTGGGAGAAAACCCCAATGCCCAAACTATATATGGTGGACATCAAAGCAGAGAACTTCTACCAAATTGCTGCAATTACAAAGAAATTATTTATCAGACATCACAATGTTATCATGGTGGAAACAGAATTcatactggtggaaaatcagTCCCTCGGTCAAATGTTGGAAGAGGTCATAAAAGGCAATCATGTATGTGTCCCAGATGCGGAAAATGTTTTAGGCACAGGGTGTTTCTCTTAACACATCAGAAAATCCATAGAGGCCAGAAGCAGTATCACTTAGAATATGGTAAAAGGTTTAAATTATATGCACTTCAACAGAGTCACACCATGGAGAGAAGGTTTTCTTGTTCAGAGTGTGGAAAATGTTTTGTCAAAAAGTCAAGTCTTGACGAACATTGGAAAATTCACACAGGGCTGAGaccgttttcatgttcagaatgtggtaaatgttttgccTACAAATCATGTCTTATTGAACATCATAAaatccacacaggggagaagccgttttTATGCctggaatgtgggaaatgtttcacaaAGAATTCAAATCTTGTTAGGCATCTCAGAacgcacacaggggagaagcagtTTCCATGTTTggagtgtgggaaatgttttgtcgAAAAATCGGGTCTTTTGAAACATCAGAAAATGCACACCGGAGAGAGGCCATTTTCTTGTTCAGAATGTAAGAAATGCTTTGTCACAAAGTCCACTCTCGCACAGCATGAGAAGATTCACAGAGAGAAACCCttctcctgttcagaatgtgggaaatgttttcacaGCAAATCAAATCTCAATGACCATCTTAGAATTCACACTGGTGAGAGGCCATTTTTATGTTTTGAATGCGGGAAATGTTTTGCTCACAAATCATATCTCACTGACCAtcggagaattcacacaggggataagccatattcatgtttggAATGCGGGAAATGTTTTGCCTATAAATCAAGACTTGTTCAGCATCAGAGgattcatacaggagagaagccatttgcaTGTACAGAATGTGAAAAAAGTTTTACCAGCAAGCTaagtcttgttatacatcagagaaatcacacaggagagaggccgTATTCTTGTTCGGTATGTGCGAAAAGTTTCACCAAGCAATCAAATCTTAGTAAACATCAGAGATTACATACAGAAGAAAGGCAGTTTTCTTGTTTGGAATGTGGGATTATTTTTTCAAAGAAAGCTGATTTTGTCAAGCATTACAGAATCCACAGAGaaaagaagccattttcatgtttggaatgtgggaaaagttatacCCGTAAATCTGTTCTTGTCGAACATCAGAAAGTTCACACTGGAGAGAGACCGTTTACATGTTCCGAATGCGGGAAAAGTTTTGCTCACAAATCTGTACTTATTCAGCATCAGAGAATACACACAGGGGAgaggccatattcatgttcagaatgtggcaaatgttttgtGAAGAAATCGGGCCTTGTgagacatcagagaagtcacacgggGGAGAAGTTGTTTCACTGTTCTGACTGTGGAAAAAATTTTGCTCAGAGATCAGGTCTTGTtcgacatcagaaaattcacacaggggagaaaccgttcttatgctcagaatgtgggaaatgtttttctgTGAAATCAAAACTTGTAAGGCATTTGAAGAGTCATAAAAGGTAG
- the LOC122940051 gene encoding zinc finger protein 665-like isoform X1 — MLRSHRQCLKETRLGTKLKWKIRRPSDHLVRDFQGYLDIPPSSEHDIQYTQSMCKYRHHLDITYSLCVQSLCVFHTDGSNKIKSSERCPSPLYSQDWSPDNAMRTEKDTWESELLRPPITAEERSISSFYSMNCSEDNQNIPQGHQAEDLLDIKVEVIDEEDETFINDGTSRKNPSERSQSPGPLNCHGCPVENYSVPHNYQGEDLIDIKTEADAEDDETHESDDQQWKEEEEIPVDIGRVTGVSTTERSSKRILPEGCPSPLYSQNCIEENLSVLQDHKICIKEEIKEEEEDELPVPINKMETPNHIITVSDFVHSKNLKANLSYEDHKVQVKIVTEDSLGENPNAQTIYGGHQSRELLPNCCNYKEIIYQTSQCYHGGNRIHTGGKSVPRSNVGRGHKRQSCMCPRCGKCFRHRVFLLTHQKIHRGQKQYHLEYGKRFKLYALQQSHTMERRFSCSECGKCFVKKSSLDEHWKIHTGLRPFSCSECGKCFAYKSCLIEHHKIHTGEKPFLCLECGKCFTKNSNLVRHLRTHTGEKQFPCLECGKCFVEKSGLLKHQKMHTGERPFSCSECKKCFVTKSTLAQHEKIHREKPFSCSECGKCFHSKSNLNDHLRIHTGERPFLCFECGKCFAHKSYLTDHRRIHTGDKPYSCLECGKCFAYKSRLVQHQRIHTGEKPFACTECEKSFTSKLSLVIHQRNHTGERPYSCSVCAKSFTKQSNLSKHQRLHTEERQFSCLECGIIFSKKADFVKHYRIHREKKPFSCLECGKSYTRKSVLVEHQKVHTGERPFTCSECGKSFAHKSVLIQHQRIHTGERPYSCSECGKCFVKKSGLVRHQRSHTGEKLFHCSDCGKNFAQRSGLVRHQKIHTGEKPFLCSECGKCFSVKSKLVRHLKSHKR; from the exons ATGTTGAGAAGCCACCGCCAGTGTTTAAAAGAAACAAGGCTCGGTACAAAGTTGAAATGGAAAATCAGAAGACCCTCAGATCACCTAGTAAGAGATTTTCAGGGTTACTTAGATATACCACCATCATCagaacatgacatacagtatacacaatcTATGTGCAAATACCGCCATCATCTGGACATCACATACAGTCTATGTGTACAGTCACTGTGTGTGTTTCACACAGATGgatccaataaaataaaatcctcagagagatgtcccagtcctctgtattcccaggattGGTCTCCTGACAACGCAATGAGAACAGAAAAAGACACGTGGGAGTCTGAGCTGTTACGGCCCCCAATCACTGCTGAGG AGAGAAGTATCAGCTCTTTTTATTCCATGAATTGTTCAGAGGACAATCAAAATATTCCACAGGGTCATCAG GCTGAAGATCTGCTTGATATCAAAGTTGAAGTgatagatgaggaagatgagacttTCATTAATG ATGGAACCAGTAGAAAAAATCCATCAGAGAGATCCCAGAGTCCCGGTCCTCTGAATTGTCATGGCTGTCCAGTGGAGAATTACAGTGTCCCACATAattatcag GGTGAAGACCTGATTGATATTAAAACTGAGGCTGATGCAGAAGATGATGAGACCCATGAGAGCGATGATCAGCAATGGAAGGAGGAAGAGGAAATCCCTGTCGACATTGGCCGTG TAACTGGTGTGTCTACTACAGAGAGATCCAGTAAGAGAATTCTACCAGAGGGATGTCCCAGTCCTTTATATTCCCAGAATTGTATAGAAGAAAATCTAAGTGTACTACAGGATCATAAG ATTTGTATCAAAGAGGAGAtaaaggaagaagaagaagatgagCTACCTGTGCCCATTAACAAGATGGAGACTCCAAATCATATCATTACAG TTTCAGATTTTGTGCACAGCAAGAACTTGAAGGCAAATCTTTCATATGAAGACCATAAAGTACAAGTAAAGATTGTCACAGAGGATTCTCTGGGAGAAAACCCCAATGCCCAAACTATATATGGTGGACATCAAAGCAGAGAACTTCTACCAAATTGCTGCAATTACAAAGAAATTATTTATCAGACATCACAATGTTATCATGGTGGAAACAGAATTcatactggtggaaaatcagTCCCTCGGTCAAATGTTGGAAGAGGTCATAAAAGGCAATCATGTATGTGTCCCAGATGCGGAAAATGTTTTAGGCACAGGGTGTTTCTCTTAACACATCAGAAAATCCATAGAGGCCAGAAGCAGTATCACTTAGAATATGGTAAAAGGTTTAAATTATATGCACTTCAACAGAGTCACACCATGGAGAGAAGGTTTTCTTGTTCAGAGTGTGGAAAATGTTTTGTCAAAAAGTCAAGTCTTGACGAACATTGGAAAATTCACACAGGGCTGAGaccgttttcatgttcagaatgtggtaaatgttttgccTACAAATCATGTCTTATTGAACATCATAAaatccacacaggggagaagccgttttTATGCctggaatgtgggaaatgtttcacaaAGAATTCAAATCTTGTTAGGCATCTCAGAacgcacacaggggagaagcagtTTCCATGTTTggagtgtgggaaatgttttgtcgAAAAATCGGGTCTTTTGAAACATCAGAAAATGCACACCGGAGAGAGGCCATTTTCTTGTTCAGAATGTAAGAAATGCTTTGTCACAAAGTCCACTCTCGCACAGCATGAGAAGATTCACAGAGAGAAACCCttctcctgttcagaatgtgggaaatgttttcacaGCAAATCAAATCTCAATGACCATCTTAGAATTCACACTGGTGAGAGGCCATTTTTATGTTTTGAATGCGGGAAATGTTTTGCTCACAAATCATATCTCACTGACCAtcggagaattcacacaggggataagccatattcatgtttggAATGCGGGAAATGTTTTGCCTATAAATCAAGACTTGTTCAGCATCAGAGgattcatacaggagagaagccatttgcaTGTACAGAATGTGAAAAAAGTTTTACCAGCAAGCTaagtcttgttatacatcagagaaatcacacaggagagaggccgTATTCTTGTTCGGTATGTGCGAAAAGTTTCACCAAGCAATCAAATCTTAGTAAACATCAGAGATTACATACAGAAGAAAGGCAGTTTTCTTGTTTGGAATGTGGGATTATTTTTTCAAAGAAAGCTGATTTTGTCAAGCATTACAGAATCCACAGAGaaaagaagccattttcatgtttggaatgtgggaaaagttatacCCGTAAATCTGTTCTTGTCGAACATCAGAAAGTTCACACTGGAGAGAGACCGTTTACATGTTCCGAATGCGGGAAAAGTTTTGCTCACAAATCTGTACTTATTCAGCATCAGAGAATACACACAGGGGAgaggccatattcatgttcagaatgtggcaaatgttttgtGAAGAAATCGGGCCTTGTgagacatcagagaagtcacacgggGGAGAAGTTGTTTCACTGTTCTGACTGTGGAAAAAATTTTGCTCAGAGATCAGGTCTTGTtcgacatcagaaaattcacacaggggagaaaccgttcttatgctcagaatgtgggaaatgtttttctgTGAAATCAAAACTTGTAAGGCATTTGAAGAGTCATAAAAGGTAG
- the LOC122940051 gene encoding oocyte zinc finger protein XlCOF6-like isoform X3, whose amino-acid sequence MENQKTLRSPNGSNKIKSSERCPSPLYSQDWSPDNAMRTEKDTWESELLRPPITAEERSISSFYSMNCSEDNQNIPQGHQAEDLLDIKVEVIDEEDETFINDGTSRKNPSERSQSPGPLNCHGCPVENYSVPHNYQGEDLIDIKTEADAEDDETHESDDQQWKEEEEIPVDIGRVTGVSTTERSSKRILPEGCPSPLYSQNCIEENLSVLQDHKICIKEEIKEEEEDELPVPINKMETPNHIITVSDFVHSKNLKANLSYEDHKVQVKIVTEDSLGENPNAQTIYGGHQSRELLPNCCNYKEIIYQTSQCYHGGNRIHTGGKSVPRSNVGRGHKRQSCMCPRCGKCFRHRVFLLTHQKIHRGQKQYHLEYGKRFKLYALQQSHTMERRFSCSECGKCFVKKSSLDEHWKIHTGLRPFSCSECGKCFAYKSCLIEHHKIHTGEKPFLCLECGKCFTKNSNLVRHLRTHTGEKQFPCLECGKCFVEKSGLLKHQKMHTGERPFSCSECKKCFVTKSTLAQHEKIHREKPFSCSECGKCFHSKSNLNDHLRIHTGERPFLCFECGKCFAHKSYLTDHRRIHTGDKPYSCLECGKCFAYKSRLVQHQRIHTGEKPFACTECEKSFTSKLSLVIHQRNHTGERPYSCSVCAKSFTKQSNLSKHQRLHTEERQFSCLECGIIFSKKADFVKHYRIHREKKPFSCLECGKSYTRKSVLVEHQKVHTGERPFTCSECGKSFAHKSVLIQHQRIHTGERPYSCSECGKCFVKKSGLVRHQRSHTGEKLFHCSDCGKNFAQRSGLVRHQKIHTGEKPFLCSECGKCFSVKSKLVRHLKSHKR is encoded by the exons ATGGAAAATCAGAAGACCCTCAGATCACCTA ATGgatccaataaaataaaatcctcagagagatgtcccagtcctctgtattcccaggattGGTCTCCTGACAACGCAATGAGAACAGAAAAAGACACGTGGGAGTCTGAGCTGTTACGGCCCCCAATCACTGCTGAGG AGAGAAGTATCAGCTCTTTTTATTCCATGAATTGTTCAGAGGACAATCAAAATATTCCACAGGGTCATCAG GCTGAAGATCTGCTTGATATCAAAGTTGAAGTgatagatgaggaagatgagacttTCATTAATG ATGGAACCAGTAGAAAAAATCCATCAGAGAGATCCCAGAGTCCCGGTCCTCTGAATTGTCATGGCTGTCCAGTGGAGAATTACAGTGTCCCACATAattatcag GGTGAAGACCTGATTGATATTAAAACTGAGGCTGATGCAGAAGATGATGAGACCCATGAGAGCGATGATCAGCAATGGAAGGAGGAAGAGGAAATCCCTGTCGACATTGGCCGTG TAACTGGTGTGTCTACTACAGAGAGATCCAGTAAGAGAATTCTACCAGAGGGATGTCCCAGTCCTTTATATTCCCAGAATTGTATAGAAGAAAATCTAAGTGTACTACAGGATCATAAG ATTTGTATCAAAGAGGAGAtaaaggaagaagaagaagatgagCTACCTGTGCCCATTAACAAGATGGAGACTCCAAATCATATCATTACAG TTTCAGATTTTGTGCACAGCAAGAACTTGAAGGCAAATCTTTCATATGAAGACCATAAAGTACAAGTAAAGATTGTCACAGAGGATTCTCTGGGAGAAAACCCCAATGCCCAAACTATATATGGTGGACATCAAAGCAGAGAACTTCTACCAAATTGCTGCAATTACAAAGAAATTATTTATCAGACATCACAATGTTATCATGGTGGAAACAGAATTcatactggtggaaaatcagTCCCTCGGTCAAATGTTGGAAGAGGTCATAAAAGGCAATCATGTATGTGTCCCAGATGCGGAAAATGTTTTAGGCACAGGGTGTTTCTCTTAACACATCAGAAAATCCATAGAGGCCAGAAGCAGTATCACTTAGAATATGGTAAAAGGTTTAAATTATATGCACTTCAACAGAGTCACACCATGGAGAGAAGGTTTTCTTGTTCAGAGTGTGGAAAATGTTTTGTCAAAAAGTCAAGTCTTGACGAACATTGGAAAATTCACACAGGGCTGAGaccgttttcatgttcagaatgtggtaaatgttttgccTACAAATCATGTCTTATTGAACATCATAAaatccacacaggggagaagccgttttTATGCctggaatgtgggaaatgtttcacaaAGAATTCAAATCTTGTTAGGCATCTCAGAacgcacacaggggagaagcagtTTCCATGTTTggagtgtgggaaatgttttgtcgAAAAATCGGGTCTTTTGAAACATCAGAAAATGCACACCGGAGAGAGGCCATTTTCTTGTTCAGAATGTAAGAAATGCTTTGTCACAAAGTCCACTCTCGCACAGCATGAGAAGATTCACAGAGAGAAACCCttctcctgttcagaatgtgggaaatgttttcacaGCAAATCAAATCTCAATGACCATCTTAGAATTCACACTGGTGAGAGGCCATTTTTATGTTTTGAATGCGGGAAATGTTTTGCTCACAAATCATATCTCACTGACCAtcggagaattcacacaggggataagccatattcatgtttggAATGCGGGAAATGTTTTGCCTATAAATCAAGACTTGTTCAGCATCAGAGgattcatacaggagagaagccatttgcaTGTACAGAATGTGAAAAAAGTTTTACCAGCAAGCTaagtcttgttatacatcagagaaatcacacaggagagaggccgTATTCTTGTTCGGTATGTGCGAAAAGTTTCACCAAGCAATCAAATCTTAGTAAACATCAGAGATTACATACAGAAGAAAGGCAGTTTTCTTGTTTGGAATGTGGGATTATTTTTTCAAAGAAAGCTGATTTTGTCAAGCATTACAGAATCCACAGAGaaaagaagccattttcatgtttggaatgtgggaaaagttatacCCGTAAATCTGTTCTTGTCGAACATCAGAAAGTTCACACTGGAGAGAGACCGTTTACATGTTCCGAATGCGGGAAAAGTTTTGCTCACAAATCTGTACTTATTCAGCATCAGAGAATACACACAGGGGAgaggccatattcatgttcagaatgtggcaaatgttttgtGAAGAAATCGGGCCTTGTgagacatcagagaagtcacacgggGGAGAAGTTGTTTCACTGTTCTGACTGTGGAAAAAATTTTGCTCAGAGATCAGGTCTTGTtcgacatcagaaaattcacacaggggagaaaccgttcttatgctcagaatgtgggaaatgtttttctgTGAAATCAAAACTTGTAAGGCATTTGAAGAGTCATAAAAGGTAG